The genomic stretch ACTGGCCGCTGACCCGTCGCCCTTCGTGCGGCAGGTCCTGGCGCGTGCTCAGCAGACCGCGCTGGCGGTGTGGCTGGTGACGCTCTGTGCGCTGCCGTGGGGGTAGCTGTGAACCGTGAGGCCGCTGCTCAAGCAGAGGCTGTGGGGGCAGATTTGCCCGCCTGAAACCAACAGGAAAGGCTTCTCGCCTTCTAGAAACGAAAAACCCCCAGCCGCTGGGGCTGGGGGCTGCACACCCGGTTGGGGCAGGATTTACTTGAGTTCGACCTTGGCGCCAGCGGCTTCCAGCTGGGCCTTGATCTTCTCGGCGTCGTCCTTGCTCGCGCCTTCTTTCAGCACGCCGCCCTTCTCGCTCATGTCCTTGGCTTCCTTCAGACCCAGGCCGGTGATGGCGCGGATTTCCTTAATGACGTTGATCTTGCTCGCGCCGGCGTCCACCAGCACCACGTCAAATTCGGTCTTCTCTTCCACGGCGGCAGCGGGGCCAGCAGCGGGGCCAGAGGCCACAGCGGCGGTCACGCCCCAGGTTTCTTTCAGGCCGTCAATCAGGTCGGCGAGTTCCATGATGGTGAGCTGGCCGAGTTGGTCAATAAGCGCTTGTTTGTCGTAAGCCATGATGTATTCCTCCGGAGGATGAAGTTGGGGGCGCCCCGGTCAGGGGGCAAGGCCGGTGCGTTAAGCGCCCTGGCCTTCGAGTTTTTCTTTATACGCTTCGAGGATGCCCACGAAGTTGCTGAGGTGGGCGCTGAGGACGCCGACCAGTTCGCCCTGCAGGCTCTGCTTGCTGCCCAGGCTGGCCAGACGCTCGACGACTTTCACGTCAACGCGGTTGCCTTCAACAAAGCCGGCCTTCACGGCAGGGATGCCCTTGTCGTTGCCTTTGGCAGCGTCGCTGAGGGCCTTGGCCACCCCGGCGGGGTCGTCCTGGGCCACCACGATGGCGCTGGGACCCTTGAGGGCGTCGCTGAAATCGCGGCCGCTGCCCTGCAGGGCCAGGTGAATCAGGGTGTTCTTGGCAACAATCAGCTGCCCACCCTTCTCGCGGATGTCTTTGCGCAGTTTGCTCAGCTGACCGGCGGTCAGGCCCTGGTAATCAACCACGTAAAACGAGTCGATGCCCGAGAGGCTGCCCGTCAGGGCGCTAAGGGTCTG from Deinococcus betulae encodes the following:
- the rplL gene encoding 50S ribosomal protein L7/L12 — its product is MAYDKQALIDQLGQLTIMELADLIDGLKETWGVTAAVASGPAAGPAAAVEEKTEFDVVLVDAGASKINVIKEIRAITGLGLKEAKDMSEKGGVLKEGASKDDAEKIKAQLEAAGAKVELK
- the rplJ gene encoding 50S ribosomal protein L10; translated protein: MANEKNQQTLSALTGSLSGIDSFYVVDYQGLTAGQLSKLRKDIREKGGQLIVAKNTLIHLALQGSGRDFSDALKGPSAIVVAQDDPAGVAKALSDAAKGNDKGIPAVKAGFVEGNRVDVKVVERLASLGSKQSLQGELVGVLSAHLSNFVGILEAYKEKLEGQGA